Proteins encoded together in one candidate division TA06 bacterium B3_TA06 window:
- the mfd gene encoding transcription-repair coupling factor, with translation MAEHLTKKDLYARFLESASLIRFLGLSELPRSVSGLPGGLRAFFLKALRGSGSQMLYLAKDSEEVERLLFDLEGIDRTGIVAIRRIESLNLLRLSSGAPRLILCPAELSEQSMGWREERASVYFEPSGEVELEEALNWLEENGFERETLLTEPAEFAQRGGILDVFSPLWSEPVRIEFEGDRVVSIRRFDPLTQRSHEKLSSVEIISNKPPDSQGPTLREYLKDSLTISALPEASPRLLITDKAAEFAPQEGYFDFGFTPAVKVLGHFEELRELESQGLELCFALDPEHGESYLSHHLERFKLVDAHLSGGWVDRATGYGVFTEHELFGVRHRRRLPRHFKGIPSDAIYELHPGDYVVHIDYGIGIYQGLKRLEIGGQEKEFLKISYAGTDVLYLPVENLGLLDRYIGAEGRAPRVNRLGSQRWRLARKHARKAAYDYAQELLALYAKRSVVRGHSFSRHPDEMEWVELTFPYEETPDQKRAIESILADMETPNPMDRLVCGEVGYGKTEVAVRAALKAALDSKQVAMLAPTTILALQHYRTFTERLKELPIRVQMLSRFVGLAERRKTLAELASGKVDVLIGTHALLAEAVKWNDLGLLVVDDEHRFGVRQKERIRRKKAEVDTLTLTATPIPRTLYMSLVGIRDVSRIETPPVGRKDVVTEVSNWSDDMVREWVLRERSRGGLVLFIHNRIETIESLRRRLERLLPGLRLEVAHGQMPERKLVSIYDSFIERKIDILISTAILEAGIDIPDLNTIIVDRADLFGLADLHQLRGRVGRGQRQGYALFIVPRRTTDDARKRLAAIRAYAELGAGYRLAVRDMEIRGVGNLLGTEQHGHVNSIGFMLYTKLLSEAVARLKGEEWFTEPVLEIEHGAYLPETYIGDSAERVSLYKRLLSVEEEREIDALHEELADRFGKMPSSALKILDIARVRALARKKKVSKVSYRKDSWFILAADRTLRGTGPFEMLLDQLRRL, from the coding sequence ATGGCTGAACACCTGACTAAAAAAGACCTCTACGCGCGCTTCCTTGAATCCGCCTCGTTGATTCGCTTCCTTGGCTTATCCGAGCTGCCTCGCTCGGTTTCAGGACTGCCGGGAGGACTGCGTGCCTTCTTTCTTAAAGCACTTCGGGGGAGCGGGAGCCAGATGCTCTACCTGGCAAAGGACTCCGAAGAGGTGGAACGCTTACTTTTTGATCTAGAGGGGATTGATCGTACGGGTATAGTTGCGATTCGCAGGATCGAGAGCCTCAACCTGTTACGTCTTTCGTCCGGCGCGCCGAGACTGATTCTCTGTCCTGCAGAGCTGTCCGAGCAAAGCATGGGCTGGCGAGAAGAACGAGCGTCAGTCTATTTTGAGCCCTCAGGCGAGGTGGAACTTGAGGAAGCCCTGAACTGGCTTGAAGAAAACGGCTTCGAGCGCGAAACACTCCTGACCGAGCCTGCTGAGTTCGCGCAAAGGGGAGGGATATTGGACGTCTTCTCCCCCTTGTGGTCCGAACCGGTGCGGATTGAGTTCGAGGGCGACAGGGTTGTATCTATCAGACGTTTTGATCCCCTTACCCAGCGCTCGCATGAGAAACTTTCCTCGGTTGAAATCATCTCAAACAAGCCCCCTGACAGCCAGGGACCAACGCTCCGAGAGTATCTAAAGGATAGCTTGACAATCTCCGCTCTGCCTGAGGCCTCCCCCCGATTGCTGATTACCGATAAAGCCGCAGAATTTGCACCCCAAGAGGGGTACTTTGATTTCGGCTTTACACCCGCGGTAAAAGTCTTAGGACACTTCGAGGAGCTCCGAGAGCTCGAAAGCCAGGGGCTTGAACTTTGCTTCGCGCTTGATCCTGAGCACGGGGAATCTTATCTCTCCCATCATCTTGAGCGCTTCAAGCTGGTTGACGCTCATCTCTCCGGTGGGTGGGTGGATAGAGCTACAGGTTATGGTGTTTTCACCGAGCACGAGCTGTTCGGGGTCAGGCACCGGCGCCGCCTCCCACGCCACTTCAAAGGGATTCCCTCGGACGCAATCTATGAACTTCACCCTGGCGACTACGTGGTGCACATAGACTACGGCATCGGCATCTACCAGGGGCTAAAACGTTTGGAGATTGGAGGCCAGGAGAAGGAGTTTTTGAAGATCTCCTATGCGGGCACCGACGTTCTTTATCTGCCGGTGGAGAACCTCGGGCTCCTGGACCGCTACATAGGTGCCGAGGGTCGCGCACCTAGGGTCAACCGGCTGGGTTCACAGCGCTGGAGGCTTGCGCGCAAGCACGCCCGCAAGGCCGCATACGACTACGCCCAGGAGCTTTTAGCCCTCTATGCTAAACGGTCGGTGGTGCGCGGCCACTCCTTCAGCCGCCATCCAGACGAGATGGAGTGGGTCGAGCTTACCTTCCCTTACGAGGAGACCCCGGATCAAAAGCGCGCCATTGAATCGATCTTAGCCGATATGGAGACGCCAAACCCCATGGACAGGCTTGTCTGCGGCGAGGTGGGATACGGCAAGACCGAGGTAGCGGTGCGCGCCGCCCTCAAAGCCGCACTTGACTCAAAACAGGTGGCCATGCTCGCCCCGACAACCATCCTGGCGCTTCAGCACTACCGGACGTTCACCGAGCGCTTGAAAGAGCTACCAATAAGGGTCCAGATGCTCTCACGCTTCGTCGGGCTGGCAGAACGCAGAAAGACATTGGCAGAGTTGGCCTCAGGCAAGGTAGACGTGCTTATCGGCACCCACGCGTTGCTTGCCGAGGCGGTGAAATGGAACGATCTGGGGCTTCTTGTAGTAGACGACGAGCACCGCTTCGGGGTCAGACAGAAGGAGCGCATCCGCCGCAAGAAAGCTGAGGTGGATACCCTGACGCTGACCGCTACGCCGATCCCGCGCACGCTGTACATGAGCCTTGTGGGGATCCGCGACGTCTCAAGGATCGAGACACCTCCCGTTGGCCGAAAAGACGTGGTGACCGAGGTATCTAACTGGTCGGACGATATGGTAAGGGAATGGGTGCTGCGCGAGCGCTCAAGGGGAGGATTGGTGCTCTTTATACACAACAGGATCGAGACCATCGAATCGTTAAGACGCAGGCTGGAAAGGCTTCTGCCCGGACTTCGCCTAGAGGTCGCCCATGGCCAGATGCCGGAGCGAAAGCTGGTTAGTATCTATGACAGCTTCATCGAACGCAAAATAGATATCCTCATCTCTACCGCCATCCTCGAGGCCGGCATAGACATACCGGACCTGAACACGATAATCGTTGACCGCGCTGATCTGTTTGGCCTTGCCGATCTCCATCAATTGCGCGGCCGTGTGGGGCGAGGCCAGCGTCAGGGCTATGCGCTGTTTATCGTTCCGCGAAGGACTACCGACGACGCCCGCAAACGGCTTGCCGCAATCCGCGCCTACGCCGAGCTTGGTGCAGGATACAGGCTGGCTGTGCGTGACATGGAGATACGCGGGGTGGGCAACCTGTTGGGAACCGAGCAGCACGGACACGTGAACTCCATAGGTTTCATGCTCTACACGAAGCTCTTATCAGAGGCGGTGGCAAGGCTCAAGGGCGAGGAGTGGTTCACCGAACCTGTGCTGGAGATAGAGCATGGCGCGTACCTGCCTGAGACCTACATCGGCGATTCGGCGGAGCGCGTCTCTCTCTACAAGCGACTCCTCTCAGTGGAGGAGGAGAGAGAGATCGACGCCCTGCATGAGGAACTTGCCGACCGCTTCGGCAAGATGCCCTCCTCTGCCTTAAAAATTCTGGACATCGCCCGGGTTAGGGCATTAGCGAGAAAGAAGAAGGTGAGCAAGGTCAGCTATCGAAAGGATTCCTGGTTCATCCTTGCCGCCGACCGCACCCTGCGCGGCACCGGCCCGTTTGAGATGCTTTTGGATCAGCTGAGGAGATTGTAG